CGCTGCTGCGTGAGGACGTCCGTCGCCTCTGGGTGAGGGAGCCGGGCCGGCGCTGACGCGAGGACGCGCCGGCCGTCAGGCGGCGACGTCCGCTGCGGGGATCCGGAAGAGCTCGCTCGTGACGTCGTAGTAGCGGTCGGTCGGGCCGAGGCGCTCCATCCCCAGCCGACGGCATACCGCCTGGGACGGGGTGTTCTCCGGGTAGGTGATCGCGAAGATCTCCGCCAGCCCGCCGTCGACGCCGTGGCGGAGCAGCCGCTGCGCCGCCTCGGTCGCGTAGCCGTGGCCCCACGCGTCGGGGTGCAGGTGCCAGCCGACCTCGACGTCGCCCGACGCCTGGGGGGTCTCGCCACCGCCCGAGAGCGGCAGCTCCTTGAGCAGGACGCTGCCCAGCGGGCGGTCCTCCTCCGACAGCACGACCGCCCAGACGCCGTAGAGCTCGTGGTCGAGCTCGGACCAGCGCTGTGCGGCGCGCTCGGCCTGCTCCATGGTCTCCAGCACCTTGGGGGCCGAGCCCAGGAAGCGCGCGACCTCCCACCGCGAGTAGATGTCGAAGAGCGCGGGCGCGTCGTCCGGCCGCCACGATCGCAGGGTGAGCCTCGGGGTGTGCAGCGTGTCCACGTCGGCAGTCTGCATCACGGATGTGCATGGTGGTCGCCAGGACGACCGGCACGCCGCAGGACACCTCGCCGTCGGGGCGCGACGCGCCATGCCCCACCGATGAGTCCGGCCGTCATCGGAGGTCGGACCCGTCGACACGCACCGCCACCGCGGCCAAGGAGGTCGCCGACTGGCTCACGGCGGAGTACGGCATCGGCCACGGGCATGCCATGGCCATGGTGCACGTCATCCGCAAGGGCGCCTACATCGGCGACAAGCACGTGGGCTCGACCGGCAGCCACCGGGACGAGTCGGACACGCTTTGGCTCGACGGGAAGGCGACGCGGCCCGCCCCGTGAGCAGGAGACGTCGGGTCAGCCGACGGTGACGACGAAGGTCCCCTCGCCCGTCTGGCGGGTCGGCCGGCGGTGCTTGAGCGGGTGGTGGACGCCGAGGTGGCCGTCCACCGCCGCCTCCGCCACGTCGGCCGGCGTCATCGTGTGCAGCCAGTAGACCCGCTGCTCACTGGTGCGCCCGTCGGGCCCGACGACCTCGAGGTAGTGGTCGATCCCGGACCCGCTGCGGCGGGAGACCACGAGGTACTCCCCGCTCAGCCGGGTGATGGTTGCCGCCTGCGTGCTCATCGCACTCGTTCCTCGTCCTTCGTTGTCGCGAGCGCGTCTGACCCCGTCGTCGCACCCGTTGTTCTCGCGAATGAGCGGCGACTTTACCCTCCCTTTACCCAAAGGGGAAGAGGTGACCGGTGTGTCAGGAGTAGCGTCGTGAGCATGTCGCCAGCACTGACCGACCTGGTCTGGCCGCGCCGCACCGAGCGGCTGGTCCTCCGTCCGCCCGTCCTCGACGACATGCGGGCGGTCCACGCCTA
This genomic stretch from Ornithinimicrobium humiphilum harbors:
- a CDS encoding GNAT family N-acetyltransferase produces the protein MQTADVDTLHTPRLTLRSWRPDDAPALFDIYSRWEVARFLGSAPKVLETMEQAERAAQRWSELDHELYGVWAVVLSEEDRPLGSVLLKELPLSGGGETPQASGDVEVGWHLHPDAWGHGYATEAAQRLLRHGVDGGLAEIFAITYPENTPSQAVCRRLGMERLGPTDRYYDVTSELFRIPAADVAA
- a CDS encoding DUF4287 domain-containing protein translates to MVVARTTGTPQDTSPSGRDAPCPTDESGRHRRSDPSTRTATAAKEVADWLTAEYGIGHGHAMAMVHVIRKGAYIGDKHVGSTGSHRDESDTLWLDGKATRPAP